In Campylobacter concisus, a single window of DNA contains:
- a CDS encoding cupin domain-containing protein translates to MSKIYNLNTDTKVVSKSVVSKRIFDCENAHVDVFAFDTGEELDHEMLFCDSLAWVVEGGASLYYGEKQMHIGNEQACLIEKKVWRKLVFKEPTKYISIDFKEDLMIDHLPKAAIFSLVDAVEYEKGKIVSKTLVKNENGSMSLLSFDTDQELSTHAAPGDALLIALDGEMKLTIGDEHFDIKKGDTIVLPGKIPHGLKIKDKFKMLLIVTKDKM, encoded by the coding sequence ATGAGTAAAATTTACAATCTAAACACTGACACGAAAGTTGTTTCTAAAAGCGTCGTTAGCAAGAGAATTTTTGATTGCGAGAATGCTCATGTCGATGTATTTGCTTTTGATACGGGTGAGGAACTAGATCATGAGATGCTGTTTTGCGACAGCCTTGCATGGGTTGTAGAGGGCGGTGCTAGCCTATACTATGGCGAAAAGCAGATGCATATAGGCAATGAGCAAGCTTGCCTGATAGAGAAAAAAGTGTGGCGCAAGCTAGTTTTTAAAGAACCAACGAAATATATTTCAATTGATTTTAAGGAGGACTTAATGATAGATCATTTACCTAAGGCAGCTATTTTTAGCTTAGTTGATGCAGTCGAATACGAAAAAGGCAAAATCGTGAGCAAAACGCTCGTAAAGAACGAAAACGGCTCAATGTCATTACTTAGTTTTGACACAGACCAAGAGCTCTCAACTCACGCAGCTCCAGGCGATGCACTACTTATCGCACTTGATGGCGAGATGAAGCTAACTATTGGTGATGAACATTTTGATATCAAAAAAGGCGATACCATCGTGCTTCCAGGCAAAATACCACACGGATTAAAGATAAAAGATAAATTTAAAATGCTCTTAATCGTCACTAAAGACAAAATGTAA
- a CDS encoding multidrug effflux MFS transporter, with product MKKENSKLFLLLFLGALSAFGPFVTDLYLPALPAITEWFKTSVTATQLTITTSMAGLAIGQLIVGPISDKFGRKTPLTISLIVYTISTVFIFFSQNIQFFIFMRIIQGLASAGSLVISRAVVSDLYKGHEMTKFFSLMMVVNGLAPILSPIGGSFLLKFTDWRGIFMALTIIGILLFIANFYFKESLSQSNRLKMPLLVTYSVFGKILRKKKFILFVSIQTFAMGAMFAYIASSSFIFQEFYSLSPVSYSFCFASNGLGLVIGARLASLLNERKALKTGLFGTLFASIFIAFILCSKFEVIGVIIAFFLLLLFTGFVLPTASSLAMNEGREYAGSASAILGFCPFFLGGVVSPLVGLGDIFYSTSIVILACTLLALISFFRLKRVA from the coding sequence ATGAAAAAAGAAAATTCCAAACTATTTTTGTTGCTATTTTTAGGCGCTCTCTCTGCCTTTGGACCATTTGTTACAGATCTTTATTTGCCAGCACTTCCGGCTATTACCGAGTGGTTTAAAACAAGTGTTACAGCTACGCAATTAACGATCACGACATCGATGGCAGGTTTAGCCATAGGTCAGCTCATAGTTGGCCCAATAAGTGATAAATTTGGACGAAAAACGCCACTTACTATCTCGCTTATCGTCTATACGATAAGCACTGTTTTTATATTTTTCTCGCAAAATATCCAGTTTTTTATCTTTATGAGAATTATTCAAGGGCTTGCGAGTGCTGGTAGCTTAGTCATCTCAAGAGCCGTTGTGAGCGACCTTTATAAGGGTCACGAGATGACTAAATTTTTTAGCCTTATGATGGTCGTAAATGGTCTAGCCCCGATACTTTCACCAATTGGCGGTAGTTTTCTACTTAAATTTACCGACTGGCGTGGCATCTTTATGGCGCTTACTATCATTGGCATTTTGCTTTTTATCGCAAATTTTTATTTCAAAGAGAGCTTAAGTCAGTCAAATCGCTTAAAAATGCCTTTGCTAGTGACTTATAGTGTTTTTGGCAAAATTTTAAGAAAGAAAAAATTTATACTTTTTGTAAGCATTCAGACATTTGCGATGGGTGCGATGTTTGCTTATATAGCGTCATCTTCGTTTATCTTTCAAGAATTTTATTCTCTAAGTCCAGTAAGCTATAGCTTTTGCTTTGCTTCAAATGGTTTAGGGCTTGTTATAGGAGCAAGGCTTGCTAGTCTTTTAAATGAGAGAAAAGCGCTCAAAACCGGGCTTTTTGGCACCTTGTTTGCTAGCATTTTTATTGCTTTCATACTTTGCTCTAAATTTGAAGTGATCGGCGTCATTATCGCATTTTTTTTATTGCTTCTTTTTACAGGATTTGTCTTACCAACTGCTTCATCGCTAGCTATGAACGAAGGCAGAGAATACGCAGGCTCAGCCTCAGCGATACTTGGATTTTGTCCATTTTTCTTAGGCGGCGTCGTCTCTCCGCTAGTTGGGCTTGGCGATATATTTTATTCGACTTCTATTGTTATTTTAGCTTGCACATTACTTGCTTTGATATCATTTTTTAGGTTAAAAAGAGTTGCGTAA
- a CDS encoding uroporphyrinogen-III synthase, with protein MRKIYLISNTKTTDESVVNLSVSKIEFLKFELNLSDYDVLVVTSKNAFNALKFNGISPINLPVFAIANSCAAAAREFGFSEIYTGKNAHGDDFAREILPLLKGKKVLYLKGKDSASNFLEILQNGDVNIKAIVAYENVLNPCKMELKPPKNSILIFTSPLNVKNFLSNFGWDESYQAISIGKVTAKELKFTEPIVSQSQDINACIALAKTLL; from the coding sequence TTGCGTAAAATTTATCTTATTTCAAATACAAAAACGACTGATGAGAGCGTTGTAAATTTAAGCGTTAGCAAGATCGAGTTTTTAAAATTTGAACTAAATTTAAGTGACTATGACGTGCTGGTAGTTACTTCTAAAAATGCTTTTAATGCATTAAAATTTAATGGCATTTCGCCTATAAATTTGCCAGTCTTTGCCATCGCAAATAGTTGTGCGGCGGCCGCAAGAGAGTTTGGATTTAGCGAAATTTATACCGGAAAGAACGCTCACGGAGATGACTTCGCAAGAGAAATTTTGCCACTTTTAAAAGGTAAAAAAGTTCTTTATCTAAAAGGTAAAGATAGTGCTTCAAATTTCTTAGAAATTTTGCAAAATGGCGACGTAAATATAAAGGCAATCGTCGCCTATGAAAATGTCTTAAATCCTTGCAAAATGGAGCTAAAACCACCAAAAAATAGTATCTTAATCTTCACTTCTCCGCTAAATGTCAAAAATTTTCTTAGTAATTTTGGCTGGGATGAGAGCTATCAAGCGATAAGCATTGGAAAGGTCACTGCAAAAGAGCTAAAATTTACCGAGCCAATAGTGAGCCAAAGTCAAGATATAAACGCCTGTATCGCGCTTGCCAAAACATTACTTTAA
- the purD gene encoding phosphoribosylamine--glycine ligase — protein sequence MNILIIGSGGREYAIALKLKSEKNINLYFAPGNGATSRLGDNLNIKDFYELAKFAKQNDIALTIVGPEAPLSEGVVDIFKKEGLLIFGPSKAAARLEASKVYMKDFLARNNIKTAKYLNTDDKEKAFKFIDTLSAPMVVKADGLCAGKGVIIANSKEGAKEAVSDMLSGASFGDAGKFVVVEEFLDGFELSFFAICDGENFVSLPVAQDHKRLLDNDEGPNTGGMGAYAPSPLASKELIKRVEEEVVKPTLKGMKNEGSPFCGVLFVGLMIVKNEPYVLEFNVRFGDPECEVLMPLIDGNLSEILLNAAKGELKPISLKDEFAVGVVMASKDYPYKSSPKAKISVLNDVKDAHIAYAGVSEQDEEIYADGGRVLVCVATAKSIKEARDRAYELCENVKFDGAHYRKDIAWQALK from the coding sequence ATGAATATTCTCATAATAGGAAGTGGCGGCCGCGAATACGCCATTGCTCTAAAACTAAAAAGTGAAAAAAATATAAATTTATACTTTGCACCGGGAAATGGTGCGACCTCACGCCTTGGTGATAATTTAAACATAAAAGACTTTTATGAGCTTGCAAAATTTGCTAAACAAAATGATATTGCTCTAACTATCGTAGGCCCTGAGGCACCGCTTAGTGAAGGGGTAGTGGATATCTTTAAAAAAGAGGGTTTGCTCATCTTTGGACCAAGCAAGGCAGCTGCTAGACTTGAAGCTAGCAAGGTGTATATGAAGGATTTTTTAGCTAGAAATAACATAAAAACTGCAAAATATTTAAACACAGATGATAAAGAAAAGGCATTTAAATTTATTGATACCCTAAGCGCGCCGATGGTCGTAAAGGCAGATGGTCTTTGTGCCGGAAAAGGCGTTATAATCGCAAATTCTAAAGAGGGGGCCAAAGAGGCAGTTAGTGACATGCTAAGCGGAGCTAGCTTTGGTGATGCTGGTAAATTTGTGGTGGTTGAAGAGTTTTTAGATGGTTTTGAGCTTAGCTTTTTTGCTATTTGTGACGGCGAAAATTTCGTAAGCTTGCCAGTGGCACAAGACCACAAACGCCTGCTTGATAACGATGAGGGTCCAAATACTGGCGGTATGGGCGCTTATGCTCCAAGTCCGCTTGCTTCAAAAGAGCTGATAAAAAGAGTTGAAGAAGAGGTGGTAAAACCCACTTTAAAAGGGATGAAAAACGAGGGCAGTCCATTTTGTGGAGTGCTTTTTGTAGGACTTATGATCGTAAAAAATGAGCCTTATGTGCTTGAGTTTAATGTGAGATTTGGCGATCCTGAGTGCGAGGTCTTGATGCCATTAATTGACGGAAATCTAAGTGAAATTTTACTAAATGCTGCAAAGGGAGAGCTAAAGCCTATTAGCTTAAAAGATGAATTTGCGGTTGGTGTCGTAATGGCTAGTAAGGACTATCCGTATAAAAGCAGCCCAAAAGCTAAAATTTCAGTTTTAAATGATGTAAAAGATGCTCACATCGCTTATGCTGGTGTTAGTGAGCAAGATGAAGAAATTTATGCAGATGGTGGCAGGGTATTAGTCTGTGTGGCCACTGCGAAGAGCATAAAAGAGGCACGTGATAGAGCTTATGAGCTTTGCGAAAATGTAAAATTTGATGGAGCACATTATAGAAAAGATATTGCCTGGCAGGCATTAAAATGA
- a CDS encoding RDD family protein: MSMQIVEKLEKEEISLAPFSKRVLAYSIDECIVSFLFLIIYWDAFLSVMSYDEARNLTLNFFWQIVALKIIYHAFFVWYYGASLGQMLTKTMCINVEILDRPNFVSSLVRAIFRLVSEACFYLGFAWAFANPARQTWQDKIAKTVVINA; this comes from the coding sequence ATGAGTATGCAGATAGTTGAAAAACTTGAAAAAGAAGAAATTTCTCTAGCGCCATTTTCAAAAAGAGTGCTAGCTTACTCAATTGATGAATGTATTGTTTCTTTTTTGTTTTTGATCATTTACTGGGATGCCTTTTTGTCGGTTATGAGCTATGATGAAGCCAGAAATTTGACTTTAAATTTCTTTTGGCAAATAGTCGCATTAAAGATTATATATCATGCATTTTTTGTTTGGTATTATGGCGCGAGTCTCGGACAAATGCTAACAAAGACGATGTGCATTAATGTAGAAATTTTAGATAGACCAAATTTTGTTTCAAGCTTGGTAAGAGCGATTTTTAGGTTGGTTAGTGAAGCTTGTTTTTATCTTGGTTTTGCATGGGCATTTGCAAATCCAGCTAGGCAAACTTGGCAAGACAAAATAGCAAAAACAGTGGTGATAAATGCGTAA